CCTTCCACCGTGATCAGCTTCTGGCGCTCCGGCCGGAACACATGTCCGCATTCCGGGCAAACGCTGAGCGTGCTGGCCATCGCGCAGAAGCACTGCGGGCAGGTCTTCACAGGCGGGGCCTTGCTCTGCTCCCGCTTCTTGACGCCATCAAGGCTCCACTCCTGCTCATCGAGGTGGTGCCCGAGCCGCTCGATGTTGCCGACGTGATCCAAGATCACCGCGGTCTTCCCTGGCTGCGGGCGCAGGCAGCGGCCGATCATCTGCAGGTGCAGCGCCAGGCTCTGGGTGGGCCGCAGCAGCAGGCAGCCTCCCACCGAGGGCACATCAACCCCCTCACCGATCAGGCTGCAGCTGGTTAGCACCTTCAGCTCACCGGACCCCAGCTGCTCCAGCAGCTGCCTGCGCGTGCCCACATCCTGGCTGCCGTCGATGCTGGCCGCCCTGATCCCCCGCTCAGTGAAGGCCTCGGCCACCGCCTGGCCGTGGGCGATCGAGCAGCAGAAGGCAATCGCCGTACGGCCAGCCAGGTGGCGCTGGTAATGGCTGACCGCATCGCCCAGGATGCGGCTACCGCCGAGGGCACCGGCGGCCTGGCGTAGATCGAAATCGCCCATCCGGCGCCGCAGCCCCTTGGCTGAAAAGCCGATCGGTGGGGCATAGACCCGGGCCGGTGCCAGGTAGCCGTTGTCGCTCAGCCAGGCGGGAGTTGGACCGAGCACCATGCAGGAGAACCAGGCACCGAGAGGCTGGCCATCGCTGCGGCAGGGTGTCGCAGTGACGCCGAGCACCTTGGCGGTGTTGAAGTGCTCCAGTGCCTTCGCCCAGGTGGAGGCGCTCGCGTGGTGACTCTCATCAATCACCAGCAGCTGGAAGAAATCGCGCGGCAGCATCGATAAGCGCCGGGCCAGGGCCCCCACCGAGGCCACCTGCACCGGTGCCCGCAGGTTCATCGAGCGGCCGGCGGCGATCAGGCCGTGCTCCACGCCTAGGTCCGCAAGGGAGCGGGAGGCCTGCTCCAGCAACTCGGCCCGGTGCACCAGCACGGCGATGCGGTTGCCGCGCGCTGCCGCCTGCTGGGCGATGTGGCTGAACACCACCGTCTTGCCACCACCGGTGGGCAGCACAAACAGCACGGCGCGGTGCCCCTCCAGGAAGGCAAGCCGGACCCGCTGCACGGCCTCCAATTGGTAAGGACGCAGGGCGATAGCCACGGCACGCCGACAGCACTTAGCCAGACTTTAGGGCTACCTGAAACTATTGCTAGGCTTTTGCGGTAGCACTCCACTGTCATCATGAAGCGCGTACAGCTGCAGCTCCCTGAGCCCGTCGTCGCCTGGATCGACCGCAACGCCGACGGCATCGAAAGCCGCGCCTCCTTCGTCAGGCGCACCCTGGTGCAGGTGATGCGCGGCGACGAGCGCAGGCTGCCCCCTGCCCCCAGCGATTCCCTTTCCAGCGACTCGCTGTCCAGCTATGGGGCTTCCCTGCGCTGATGGCGAGCGATGTGCTGCTCGCAGCTGATGGCCACTGGCCCCGGCTCCTGACGGAACTGGCCGGCCTTACCCCGGAGCAGCTGCAGGACCGGCACCAGCCCTGCCCCGCCTGCGGCGGCACCGATCGCTACCGCTGGGACCGCGACGACGGCCCCGGCGGCTGGTACTGCAACCAGTGCGGCGGTCGCGAGCGC
This genomic window from Cyanobium sp. Tous-M-B4 contains:
- a CDS encoding DEAD/DEAH box helicase family protein; the protein is MAIALRPYQLEAVQRVRLAFLEGHRAVLFVLPTGGGKTVVFSHIAQQAAARGNRIAVLVHRAELLEQASRSLADLGVEHGLIAAGRSMNLRAPVQVASVGALARRLSMLPRDFFQLLVIDESHHASASTWAKALEHFNTAKVLGVTATPCRSDGQPLGAWFSCMVLGPTPAWLSDNGYLAPARVYAPPIGFSAKGLRRRMGDFDLRQAAGALGGSRILGDAVSHYQRHLAGRTAIAFCCSIAHGQAVAEAFTERGIRAASIDGSQDVGTRRQLLEQLGSGELKVLTSCSLIGEGVDVPSVGGCLLLRPTQSLALHLQMIGRCLRPQPGKTAVILDHVGNIERLGHHLDEQEWSLDGVKKREQSKAPPVKTCPQCFCAMASTLSVCPECGHVFRPERQKLITVEGELREINQQELRRQRKREQSRARTATELEALGTQRGMKNPKGWARHVIASRQTRGHWSLLA